TCGAACTGCCAACATTGATTACAACGGGCGTCTTTGCATGGTCTCCGCCGGCGCGGCTTCGAAGAAAGTGTTCGGGATTGACCGAAGCGCGAATCCCTGGAGCGATATTCCAAAAGCAAAAGCCATTCTAGTTGCGGGAGCAAACGTCGCAGACTGCGCTCCAATCACGACCGATTATCTCTGGCAGGCGCGTGAGAACGGCGGAAAGTTAATCGTGCTCGATCCGCGCATGACGCCGATTGCACGCAATGCGGACCTGTTCATTCCCGTTCGCTCCGGTGGAGACATCGGAATCTTCAACGGAATACTGCACATCATGATCGAGCGGGGCTGGATCGATCGGCAGTTCATCGCCGAACATACGACCGGTTTCGATCAGGTGGTCGAGACCGTAAAGAAGTACACGCCTGAATACGCGGCGAAGATCGCAGGCGTGCCGCCCTCGATGATCGTGAAGGCGGCCGAAATCTGGGGGCCCGCCCCGACCAGCTTCCTGCTCCACGCGCGCGGCATTGAACACCACACCAAAGGCGTGGACAACTGCATCGCCGCAATCAATCTCGTCATTGCAAGCGGACGCATTGGGCGCGAGGGCTGCGGTTACGCCATGATCACCGGGCAAGGGAATGGTCAGGGCGCCCGAGAACAGGGCCAGAAGTGCGACCAACTGCCGGGAATGCGAGACATTTCAAACCCCGAGCACCGCAAGTACATCGCGGGAGTATGGGGTGTGCCGGAGGAGTCGATTCCCGGCAAGGGACTCTCGGCCGTGCCGCTGATGGAAGCCATTCACGATGGGAAGATCAAAGGACTCATCTCTATCTGCTTTAATCCAACGGTTTCGCTTCCGGACGCGAACTATACCCGCGAGGCACTCAGCCGGCTCGAGTTCTACGCCAACATCGATTTCTTTCTCTCAGAAACGTCGCGATACGCTGACATCGTCCTCCCTGGTTCACTGATGGAGGAGGACGACGGCACGACAACCAACGTTGAAGGACGGGTGATCCGTCATCGCAAGGCCGTTACTCCGCCTGAAGGCGCGCGTGAAGATTGGAAGATCATCTGCGACATCGCGGCCCGCCTTGGGGTTCCGGAAAAGTTCAGTTACTCGTCTGCGCAGGATATCTTCGAGGAGTTGCGCATCGCATCAAAGGGCGGCATCTCCGACTATTACGGCATGACGTGGGAGCGTATCGAAGACAACAACGGGATATTCTGGCCATGCCCAGAGCCGGGACACCCCGGCACGCCTCGTCTTTACGAAGGTGGAGAGTTCGTCCATCCGGATGGAAAAGCGCACTTCATTCCGATTGAGTGGCGACCGTCCGCCGAAATGCCCGACGATGAGTATCCAATCATCCTAACCACGGGTCGCGTAGTCTCACAGTTTTTGTCTGGTACGCAGACGCGCCGCATCGGAGGACTGGTCGACCAGTATCCCCAGCCGATGTGCGAAATGCACCCGCAATTGGCGGCCAAACTCGGTATTGCAGACGGTGATTTCGTTAAGGTCGAGAGCCGGCGGGGTCACGTCGTAGTTCGCGCGCAGGTGGTCAAGACTATTCGGCCAGATACCGTTTTCGTGCCGTATCACTGGCCGCTGGATCGATCGGCAAACAACTGCACGATACGCGCAATCGATCCCGTGTCTAACATTCCGGAATTCAAAATCTGCGCAGTACGGGTGAGCAAGACCGAGCAACCGACCGATCCGATTGCGCAGTTGGAAGTTCAGGCCGGGGGAGTTCGATGAGCGAGCGGTTTTTCTTCATCGACTACTCGCGGTGCATTGGCTGTCAGGCGTGCCTGCAGGCGTGTGCCGAGTGCGATACGCATCGCGGTACCAGCATGATCCACCTCGAGACGATTCAGCGCAGAGACAGCGTGCAGACCGCTCCTCAAGTCTGCATGCACTGCGAAGATCCGATCTGCGCTCGCGTCTGCCCGGCCGACGCCATCAAGAAGACTCCCGACGGGGTTGTCCAGAGCTCGCTTAAGCCGCGCTGTATCGGATGCTCGAATTGTGTGGTCTCGTGTCCATTTGGTGTGCCCAAGTACATGGCGGAAATCGACCAGATGATGAAATGCGACATGTGTTACGACCGCACCAGCGTCGGCAAAGGGCCGATGTGCGCAACCGTCTGTCCTTCCGGCGCGCTGAAATACACGACGATGGAAGAGATCCAGCGCACGCGTCGCGGAATTCCGATCAGTGCGTGGAAGTTTGGAAATGAGGAAGTAACGACCAAGGTTCATGTGATGGTTCCGCGCGAGGTGGAACGGGTAAACATCGATCTGGTGCAGATTGCGCCGACGCCGGCGCCTCTGCCGGAGGATTCCTATGACGTGGCGCTGATGTTGGAGGAGGTCTGATGAGCACAGACACGAAGAATCGCGAAACCTTTGCAGGGTGCGCGAAGACGCCGAAGTGGCGAACGGATTTTCCGATTGAATGGGAAGGCGACCACTACGTCAGCCGCCGGGAGATGGTGAAATTCTTGACGCTTGGTTCGTTACTGCTCGCCGGCGCGAACTGGTTCACCGCATTCGCCTCGGGAATGCTTCGTAGGGGTTCGAACGCACAACGTTATATCGGTTCTGCAGCGAAGCTCGACGCTGCGGGGTACATTCTGTTTCGGTATCCGACGGACCGCGACCCGTGCATCGCGGTGCGCTCGGCTGACGGTACTCTCCACGCATATTCGCAGGTCTGCACGCATCTCTCCTGCGCCGTCGTATTTAACGGGCAGGCAAACACGCTCGATTGCCCCTGTCATAACGGCGTCTTCAGTGTTCAGGAGGGCCGCCCGATCGCTGGGCCGCCTCTGCGTCCGCTGCCCCGCGTTCGCTTACAACAAAGAGGCGATCAACTCTTCGCCACCGCGCTGGAGGTCTAGAATGAGCATCCGAGAACAGGGAACAACTCTCTTTACCGCGATTCTGATTTTCGTCGCCGCAACGGTTGTGGTTCAACTTTGGCTGTTGACCGTTTCCATGGAGGCTCTGCTGGCAAGGGAACCAGGCATTCTGATTCCGAGCGCAATCGGCTCTACTGTGATGCTGATCATCAATGCTGGACTCCTGAGATATGTGTTCCGATTCGACCAGGACGTGCAGAGATCGACGAATAATCAGTAATACCCCTCTCCTGAGTCTCTTCCCTCCTGAGCTGCTGCCTATTGTGTATCTTTCCGCTTTAAGCAGCTTTGCTTTGATCGCGTAACGTTCGGATGCGGTCGTGGTCGGAAGTCACCTGTTCTGATTGCCGCCGGAGGATGTCCTTGATGTCCAGCGGCAGCTTGTCATTCAGTGCATCCTGGTAAAGCTTCATGAGTGCATCCTCGCCGGACTCGACGGACGAGAGGATGGAATGGTCCCCTGCACCCATCGCGGATTTCAGGTCGATCCATTTGCGATGCAGCGCGCCAGCGGTCGTGGGCTTGCGATCGGGGTCGTGATGACCGAGGCGTATAACTTCATTTTCTAGTTCGCCAGCGAATTCTGCGCGGACCGTACTTAGCTGATTAAAGAGGGTACGCAGTTCGGGATTCTTAACGTGTGTGGCGGCGTCGCGGTAGCCTGCCTGACCGTCGCGACAATTCTCGATCAGCTTCTCCAGCACGCTGATCACGTGATCGTTATCAATGTGTTCTCGAACATCTGCCATGATGGACTCCGGAAACGATATCAACAGTTAAGATGGTAGTAAGAGAGCGCGGGTGGCTGGGCTGGAGACTTAATTCGTGGCGCTGTGCCGTGAACTGATCTGCGATAATAGACTACTAACTGATGGCCCTGTAGCTCAGATGGATAGAGCAGCGGTTTCCTAAACCGTTGGTCGGCAGTTCGACTCTGCCCAGGGCCTCCATCCTACTTGTGTGCTGCAGTCTGCCTGTTCAGCGGAAAACGCTTATCCAGTTCCAGATTCAGTTCCAGCAGGTTCACTCTCGGCTCGCCCAAGACCCCGAACTGGCGTCCTTCTGTGTATTTTGCGACCAGGGATTTCAATTGACCGACAGTTATTCCACGCTGTTGCGCAACGCGGGCCAATTGATACTCGGCCGCTGCGGGGGTGATGTTGGGATCAATACCGGAAGCAGAGGTGGTTACGAGATCAATTGGAACCGGTTGGCCCGGATTTTGCGCCTGGAACTCGGTGACGTCCTGACGCACACGATTAATGAGTTTCCGATTTGTGGGCCCAAGGTTCGATCCCCCAGAGTTCGCGGCATTGTAACCATTGCCCGCAGCTGAGGGTCGCGAATCGAAGTAGCCGGGCCCAGAGAATCCCTGGCCGATAATCCTGAAACCAACAAGCCGTCCGCCTCTCTTGATAAGTTGTCCATTCGCCTGATCTGGAAATACAACCTGCGCAATACCGGTTACAACAAGCGGATAAATGACTCCGAGCAGGATGGTAGTGGCGATAGTCATGAGTACGGCCGTGATCAGGTTCTTTTTCAGCATAATTTCCTCACACAAGACCCACGCGAGTGATGATCATGTCGATCAGCTTGATTCCAATGAACGGGACGATGATGCCGCCGGCTCCATAGATCAGCAGGTTCCTGCGCAACAGGGCCGCAGCGGAAAGAGCCCGGTATCTGACTCCCCGCAATGCGAGCGGGATCAGAAAGATGATCACCAGCGCATTGAAGATCACGGCGGAGAGAATCGCGGATTGCGGCGTCTGCAAGCGCATTATGTTCAGAGTGTTCAGTACCGGAAAAGTTCCCGCGAACATCGCCGGGATAATCGCGAAGTACTTCGCAACATCATTCGCGATTGAGAAGGTAGTCAGTGAACCGCGCGTCATCAGCAGTTGCTTTCCGATTTCAACTATTTCGATAAGCTTGGTCGGGTTCGAATCGAGATCGACCATATTCCCGGCTTCCTTGGCGGCCTGGGTGCCGGTATTCATCGCGACGCCGACGTCGGCTTGCGCCAGGGCAGGGGCATCGTTGGTACCGTCACCGGTCATGGCAACGAGCTTGCCGTCGGCCTGTTCTTTTTTGATCAGCTCCATTTTGTCCTTGGGGGTTGCCTGGGCAAGGAAATCATCCACGCCAGCTTCACGCGCGATTGCCGCGGCGGTCAGCGGATTGTCCCCGGTGATCATGACCGTTCGAATCCCGATCGCACGAAGCTGATCGAACCGGTCCCGCATTCCACCTTTGACAATGTCTTTCAACTCGATTACCCCAAGGGCGCCACGCTTTCTTTCAGCAACGACCAACGGGGTACCACCCGCGCGAGAAATTTCCTCGACCGTTGCCCGTAGGTCCTCGGGCGTTGCGCCGCCGTTTTGGGAGACGTAAGCTGCAATGGCGTCGGTCGCACCTTTCCGAATCTCGAACCCGTTCAGATCAACGCCGGACATGCGGCTTTGTGCGCTGAACGGGACGAAGTGGGCTTCGTGTGCCCCCAATTCCCGGCCGCGCAGACCGTACTTGTCCTTTGCGAGAACCACGATCGAGCGACCCTCGGGAGTTTCGTCGGCCAAGGACGAAAGCTGCGCGGCATCCGCCAGTTCCTGTTCGGTGACGCCCGGCGCCGGAATGAACCGTGACGCCTGCCGGTTACCGAGAGTGATGGTCCCAGTTTTGTCCAACAACAACGTATTCACGTCGCCAGCAGCTTCCACGGCGCGTCCGGACGTGGCCAGCACGTTATGCTGAATCAATCGATCCATTCCGGCGATTCCAATTGCGGAAAGCAACCCTCCAATTGTGGTCGGAATCAGGCAGACGAGCAGCGAAACCAACACGAATACCGTCTGTGGTGACCCTGAATAGATTGCGAATGGCTGAAGTGTTACCACGGCCAGCAGAAAGATGATTGTTAAACCGGCCAGCAGAATGTTGAGTGCGATTTCGTTCGGTGTTTTCTGTCGTTCGGCGCCTTCCACCAGCGCGATCATGCGGTCCAAAAAGGTCTCACCAGGGTTAGAGGTGATCTTCACCTTGATTCGATCCGACAGCACACGAGTTCCGCCGGTCACGGCTGAACGATCCCCGCCGGCCTCGCGAATTACCGGCGCAGATTCTCCCGTAATTGCGGATTCATCGACTGACGCCACGCCCTCGATGATTTCGCCGTCAGAAGGAATGAACTCTCCTGCCGAGACGTAGCAAAGATCGTTTGCTTTCAGCTTCGAACTCGGGACACGCTCTACCTGACCGTTCGCAAGAATTCGGTTCGCTATTGTTTCCGAGCGGGCTCGTCGGAGCGTATCTGCCTGCGCTTTGCCGCGTCCTTCCGCCATAGCTTCCGCGAAATTTGCAAACAATACCGTAAACCACAGCCAAAGCGTTATCTGCAAATCGAAGATGAATGCAGGTCCACCCCTGAACAGAAGTGTGGTGGTGATCACACTTCCAATTTCAACGACGAACATGACCGGGTTGCCCATCATCTTTCGCGGATTCAGCTTTACGAACGCGTCGAGAATCGCGCGCCGGACGATCTTCCATTCCCAGATTGCCTTCTTCTGTGAGGGCTTCATGGGCGAGTGGCCAACCCGAAATGTTGCGACGTTCGCCAGAATTGGTGGTTGCGTTGTGGGTGCCATATGAATCCTCTAGAAGGTCTTCCCAGCCGCCATGAGCAGGTGCTCCAAGATGGGTCCAAGGCTAAGGGCCGGGAAGAATGTAAGTGCGCCGATGATCACAATCGTGCCTATCAGCAGTACTGTGAATAACGGTGTGGTCACCGGGAATGTTCCTGAAGATGGCGGAACGTACCTCTTTTCCGCGAGATTGCCGGCGATTGCCAGCATCGGAATGATCATCAGGAAGCGGCCGACCAGCATCGTGATCCCGCCCGCGACGTTGTACCAGAGCGTGTTCGTTGTTAGCCCGGCAAATGCGGAGCCGTTATTGCCGGCCTGCGACGTAAACGCATACAAGATTTCCGTCAGCCCGTGCGGCCCCGGATTCAATATGCTCGATGTGCCGAAGCCCTTCACCACCGAGATCGCCGAGAAGACGAGAATCACGACTGGAAACACCAGCGTGACCAGCATTGCCATTTTTACGTCATAGGACTCGATTTTCTTTCCGAGATACTCCGGCGTTCGTCCTACCATGAGTCCGGCGATGAAGACGGCGAGCACGATATAAATCAGCATTCCATACATGCCGGCGCCCACTCCGCCGAAGATCACCTCGCTCAGCATGATGTTGACCAGAGGTACCATGCCGCCAATCGGGGTGAACGAGTCATGCCAGCTATTGATGGCCCCGCAGCTCGCGTCCGTAGTAACAGTGGCCCAGAGCGCACTGTTGGCGATGCCAAAGCGGACCTCTTTGCCTTCCATATTTCCGCCGGCCTGCAGGGCGCTCACGTGTTGATCGGTTTCGGTTAGAAGGGGATTGCCCTGCGCTTCCGCCCAGTAAGCTACCGACACTCCCACCAGGAAGAGAATCGCCATGGCGGACCAAACTGCCCAACCGTGCTTTTGCGATCCCGTCATTCTTCCCAGCGTGTACGTCAATCCGCTGCCAATCGCGAATATTGAAACCAGTTCAAACAGGTTCGTGAATGGCGTGGGATTTTCAAACGGGTGCGCACTGTTCGCATTGAAGAAACCGCCGCCGTTGGTGCCAAGTTCCTTGATGATCTCCTGCGAAGCTACAGGACCTTGAGCAATGGTCTGATCCTTTACGGTTTTCATGACAGGGTTACCGTCCGGGCCGACCATTGGCTTACCATCGGCATCCGTCTTCTGTGCCTGCATCGGTTGAACAAGTTTCACAGTGTCATACGGCCTGAGGTTCTGCACGACTCCCTGTGAAACAAGAACGAGCGCACCAACCACGCAAAGCGGCAACAGAATCCAGAGGCAGCAGCGTACGAGATCGACCCAGAAATTACCGATGGTCTTCATCTGACGGCGCGCGATGCCACGAATGAACGCGATCGCGAGGATGATGCCTACCGCAGCCGACATGAAGTTGTGGTACGCGAGACCGGCCATCTGAGTGAAGTAGCTCATGGTGGCTTCCCCGCTATAGTTCTGCCAGTTCGTGTTCGTCGTGAACGATGCCGCCGTGTTAAACGCGAGCGCGGAAGTCACAGCCCCAAAATGCTGTGGATTGAAGGGCAGATAGAACTGCAGGCGCTCTATTGCGTAAAGCACGAGCATTGACACGACGCTGAACAACAACATCGCGGCCGCATACTCCGTCCAGCGCATCTCGCGATCTTCATCGACACGCGTCACGCGATAGAACAGCTTCTCTATTGGACGCAGCGCGGGATCCATGAACGTTCGCTCGCGGTTGAACACGCGAGTCATGAATGCGCCGAGCGGCTTGGTTACGGCGAGCACCAGGGAGAGAAACAGCAAAATTTGAAACCATCCGTTGGCCGTCATTCAGAATTTCTCCGGGCGCAAGAGCGCGTACACGAGGTAAGCGCCCGTCAAAGCACAAAGTGCGAGCATGATCATGGTTTCGAGGCTCATATCTGTCTCCTCACTTCATGCGATCGCAGAAGTGGACATACCCAATCGACAGGACGAAGAATGCGACCGTCAGTACTATCCAAAGTAGATCTTGCACGTTTACTCTCCAGGGTCCACAGACAGCACGGTTCTTGCTTGCGTCCTCGGCACCGGGTCAGCCGCTGAATCGGCCGATAAAACAAAATCCTTGGCCATTTCGCTAATTGATATTCCACCCAAGTTCAGTCAGGAACTGGTGATTTCCGTTGGTCAGGCCTGTGTTGCCCAGTTGGTAGGCGGCATACCAGGTTAGCTTGGGCGTAAGCTTCAGAATGAGGCCGGGCGTCAGGTAACCCGCTCCGTGCTTCCCGGTGAACCAATCTGCCGCAATAATGAACTTCTTGCCGATACTCTGCTCCACCGCGAATTGGCCACCTCCGCGCTGCGCTACATCGAAGACGTTTGCACTTGCGTAATAACCGCCAAACGTCGCGCGTGTCTTGGTCTTGAACGTCTTCACGAACTCGGCATAAGTCCAGGTTCCCACATCGAACGTTTTGTTCTGCATGGGGATGAACAGGTTATCCCCAACCAGGAACGCAATACCGTTCTTCTCACTGTCGTAAAGCTTCCACTTAAGCGCGGGCGTGATCGTGGTATGGCTCGGACCGGGGTCGACGAGTCCGTTGATGTTGACCCCAGCCTCGAAGCGCTTCCCGAATCCAACAACGACGCGTGGAGTGTAGGTTGTGAATGCATCATCAGGGCGATACGAAAAGTCGAACTCGGTGTATACCTTTCCTTTGTCGAGAATATCGCCGCTCGGAACATTGAAAACTGTTTCCTGCGCGAAGGAATGTGCGACTAGAGCCACGAAGAAGATGGCACCAAATGCATATTTCGCTGGAGACCTGGTGAGCTGCCGAGATACTTTCATCGTTTCTTTCGTGCCAAAACGTTCGATAAAACAATTGCCGCTCAGGCAGGCTTACGGGGGCGAGCGTGTGTGCTCCGATCATGTGCTCGAGATGTGGGCATCGTAAGGACATTGTTTGCGGAATAGCTCACATCCGAGTCGACTCTGGGTGATTCTGGCTCGACCTTCCACAGAGTGTCTGAAGGTGCGGATCGTTCTGTGTCAACTTTAAGGACCTCACACACCTTGATCCGGCTGCCGTCAGTGCATATCCCCACGAAGAAGACAGCCATGAACGCAACGGCCATCATCGAGATTCCGACGATCGTCGCTGCTACCATCCTCTTCTCCTTGGCTTATGTCTGCTTCGCTCGCTTGCTCCTAGTCGATTAGAGATGACTCGCTCTAAAGAGCGAATAAAGGGTTCATAAAATCTTCATTAAGATGTGCGCTGCCTGGTCAAGGAACCTCTGCGGGAAAGTTCGTCAAATCAAAACAGACAAATGGCGAGGCTTACTGCAAAAACCAGCGCGTGCACCGAACCAGTGATTCTTTTCACTTTGCCGGATTAGCGTTCGTGAAGATGCGCGATGCGGGGAATCAAGCCAGTTCTTCGCCCGGTTCGAAGCGATAGCCAACCCATGGTTCCGTCACGATGTACTTCGCCGATTCGTTTTCGAGATCAAGTTTTTTACGGAGGTGATTGATGAACACGCGCAGATATTCCGGCTGTTCCGTGCTGTTAGCGCCCCACACTGCATTGAGCAAAGCGCGATGGGTAATCACCT
Above is a genomic segment from Terriglobia bacterium containing:
- a CDS encoding molybdopterin-dependent oxidoreductase, producing MAKLPTDIPSIVKEFGPSLHRVPPGGWEHTGEDDKLVKTHCCFCGQQCGIELRVRNNKVIGFEPWEDFPFNKGKLCPKGVKRYMQDEHPDRLKSPLQRVEGKGYEPIDWETALSRVVSEIKRIQQAYGNDAFAFLTGASLTNEKAYLMGKFARVALRTANIDYNGRLCMVSAGAASKKVFGIDRSANPWSDIPKAKAILVAGANVADCAPITTDYLWQARENGGKLIVLDPRMTPIARNADLFIPVRSGGDIGIFNGILHIMIERGWIDRQFIAEHTTGFDQVVETVKKYTPEYAAKIAGVPPSMIVKAAEIWGPAPTSFLLHARGIEHHTKGVDNCIAAINLVIASGRIGREGCGYAMITGQGNGQGAREQGQKCDQLPGMRDISNPEHRKYIAGVWGVPEESIPGKGLSAVPLMEAIHDGKIKGLISICFNPTVSLPDANYTREALSRLEFYANIDFFLSETSRYADIVLPGSLMEEDDGTTTNVEGRVIRHRKAVTPPEGAREDWKIICDIAARLGVPEKFSYSSAQDIFEELRIASKGGISDYYGMTWERIEDNNGIFWPCPEPGHPGTPRLYEGGEFVHPDGKAHFIPIEWRPSAEMPDDEYPIILTTGRVVSQFLSGTQTRRIGGLVDQYPQPMCEMHPQLAAKLGIADGDFVKVESRRGHVVVRAQVVKTIRPDTVFVPYHWPLDRSANNCTIRAIDPVSNIPEFKICAVRVSKTEQPTDPIAQLEVQAGGVR
- a CDS encoding 4Fe-4S dicluster domain-containing protein, with translation MSERFFFIDYSRCIGCQACLQACAECDTHRGTSMIHLETIQRRDSVQTAPQVCMHCEDPICARVCPADAIKKTPDGVVQSSLKPRCIGCSNCVVSCPFGVPKYMAEIDQMMKCDMCYDRTSVGKGPMCATVCPSGALKYTTMEEIQRTRRGIPISAWKFGNEEVTTKVHVMVPREVERVNIDLVQIAPTPAPLPEDSYDVALMLEEV
- a CDS encoding Rieske (2Fe-2S) protein, with protein sequence MSTDTKNRETFAGCAKTPKWRTDFPIEWEGDHYVSRREMVKFLTLGSLLLAGANWFTAFASGMLRRGSNAQRYIGSAAKLDAAGYILFRYPTDRDPCIAVRSADGTLHAYSQVCTHLSCAVVFNGQANTLDCPCHNGVFSVQEGRPIAGPPLRPLPRVRLQQRGDQLFATALEV
- a CDS encoding DUF6755 family protein; the encoded protein is MSIREQGTTLFTAILIFVAATVVVQLWLLTVSMEALLAREPGILIPSAIGSTVMLIINAGLLRYVFRFDQDVQRSTNNQ
- a CDS encoding PA2169 family four-helix-bundle protein, with amino-acid sequence MADVREHIDNDHVISVLEKLIENCRDGQAGYRDAATHVKNPELRTLFNQLSTVRAEFAGELENEVIRLGHHDPDRKPTTAGALHRKWIDLKSAMGAGDHSILSSVESGEDALMKLYQDALNDKLPLDIKDILRRQSEQVTSDHDRIRTLRDQSKAA
- the kdpC gene encoding potassium-transporting ATPase subunit KdpC; this encodes MKKNLITAVLMTIATTILLGVIYPLVVTGIAQVVFPDQANGQLIKRGGRLVGFRIIGQGFSGPGYFDSRPSAAGNGYNAANSGGSNLGPTNRKLINRVRQDVTEFQAQNPGQPVPIDLVTTSASGIDPNITPAAAEYQLARVAQQRGITVGQLKSLVAKYTEGRQFGVLGEPRVNLLELNLELDKRFPLNRQTAAHK
- the kdpB gene encoding potassium-transporting ATPase subunit KdpB, with protein sequence MKPSQKKAIWEWKIVRRAILDAFVKLNPRKMMGNPVMFVVEIGSVITTTLLFRGGPAFIFDLQITLWLWFTVLFANFAEAMAEGRGKAQADTLRRARSETIANRILANGQVERVPSSKLKANDLCYVSAGEFIPSDGEIIEGVASVDESAITGESAPVIREAGGDRSAVTGGTRVLSDRIKVKITSNPGETFLDRMIALVEGAERQKTPNEIALNILLAGLTIIFLLAVVTLQPFAIYSGSPQTVFVLVSLLVCLIPTTIGGLLSAIGIAGMDRLIQHNVLATSGRAVEAAGDVNTLLLDKTGTITLGNRQASRFIPAPGVTEQELADAAQLSSLADETPEGRSIVVLAKDKYGLRGRELGAHEAHFVPFSAQSRMSGVDLNGFEIRKGATDAIAAYVSQNGGATPEDLRATVEEISRAGGTPLVVAERKRGALGVIELKDIVKGGMRDRFDQLRAIGIRTVMITGDNPLTAAAIAREAGVDDFLAQATPKDKMELIKKEQADGKLVAMTGDGTNDAPALAQADVGVAMNTGTQAAKEAGNMVDLDSNPTKLIEIVEIGKQLLMTRGSLTTFSIANDVAKYFAIIPAMFAGTFPVLNTLNIMRLQTPQSAILSAVIFNALVIIFLIPLALRGVRYRALSAAALLRRNLLIYGAGGIIVPFIGIKLIDMIITRVGLV
- the kdpA gene encoding potassium-transporting ATPase subunit KdpA, which produces MTANGWFQILLFLSLVLAVTKPLGAFMTRVFNRERTFMDPALRPIEKLFYRVTRVDEDREMRWTEYAAAMLLFSVVSMLVLYAIERLQFYLPFNPQHFGAVTSALAFNTAASFTTNTNWQNYSGEATMSYFTQMAGLAYHNFMSAAVGIILAIAFIRGIARRQMKTIGNFWVDLVRCCLWILLPLCVVGALVLVSQGVVQNLRPYDTVKLVQPMQAQKTDADGKPMVGPDGNPVMKTVKDQTIAQGPVASQEIIKELGTNGGGFFNANSAHPFENPTPFTNLFELVSIFAIGSGLTYTLGRMTGSQKHGWAVWSAMAILFLVGVSVAYWAEAQGNPLLTETDQHVSALQAGGNMEGKEVRFGIANSALWATVTTDASCGAINSWHDSFTPIGGMVPLVNIMLSEVIFGGVGAGMYGMLIYIVLAVFIAGLMVGRTPEYLGKKIESYDVKMAMLVTLVFPVVILVFSAISVVKGFGTSSILNPGPHGLTEILYAFTSQAGNNGSAFAGLTTNTLWYNVAGGITMLVGRFLMIIPMLAIAGNLAEKRYVPPSSGTFPVTTPLFTVLLIGTIVIIGALTFFPALSLGPILEHLLMAAGKTF
- the kdpF gene encoding K(+)-transporting ATPase subunit F, which codes for MSLETMIMLALCALTGAYLVYALLRPEKF